A genome region from Panicum virgatum strain AP13 chromosome 4K, P.virgatum_v5, whole genome shotgun sequence includes the following:
- the LOC120703703 gene encoding protein TsetseEP-like, with amino-acid sequence MLEEAIPALWSAVHGFFTPAVLFVVLNIVIGTIAVTSKVAAPAAADAAEEEEGAAAAPGAGGEQYRKLSRVPSMAFGRLRSFNLSRFAAPAPEPAVAGAVDLGYEQPPALAAEQEEPVVVQRVVEPEPEPEPELEPEPEPEPEREHEDADAHTAAHVERSRSEAAAQAELPRLPARLRKSASDRSAFAHFEAEEVEEAVRAVEARRPATTREGARARRAPAAEPEPEPEPEEEAGAGGEVDALADAFINKFHHQLKLQRIESFIRHRETVRRGQAAGGVVV; translated from the coding sequence ATGCTGGAGGAGGCGATCCCCGCGCTGTGGAGCGCCGTCCACGGGTTCTTCACCCCCGCCGTGCTCTTCGTCGTCCTCAACATCGTCATCGGCACCATCGCCGTCACCTCCAAggtcgccgcgccggcggccgccgacgccgccgaggaggaggagggcgccgctgCTGCGCCGGGCGCCGGAGGGGAGCAGTACCGGAAGCTGTCCCGCGTGCCCTCCATGGCGTTCGGCCGGCTCCGGTCCTTCAACCTCTCCCGcttcgccgcgcccgcgccggagcCCGCCGTGGCCGGGGCGGTGGATCTGGGGTACGAGCAGCCCCCCGCGCTGGCTGCTGAGCAGGAGGAGCCCGTCGTGGTCCAGCGCGTGGTCGAGCCggagcccgagcccgagcccgagctggaaccggaaccggagccggagccggagcgcgAGCACGAGGACGCGGACGCGCACACGGCGGCGCACGTGGAGCGGAGCcggtcggaggcggcggcgcaggcggagctGCCGCGCCTCCCCGCGCGCCTGCGCAAGTCAGCCAGCGACCGGTCGGCGTTCGCGCACTTCGAGgccgaggaggtggaggaggccgtGCGGGCGGTGGAGGCGCGGCGCCCCGCGACGACCAGGgagggggcgcgcgcgcgccgcgcccccgcggcggagccggagccggagccggagcccgaggaggaggccggcgccggcggcgaggtggacgcGCTGGCGGACGCCTTCATCAACAAGTTCCACCACCAGCTCAAGCTGCAGCGCATCGAGTCCTTCATCCGCCACCGGGAGACCGTCCGCCGCggccaggcggccggcggcgtcgtcgtctAG